Proteins encoded together in one Impatiens glandulifera chromosome 1, dImpGla2.1, whole genome shotgun sequence window:
- the LOC124920399 gene encoding dirigent protein 22-like has protein sequence MATNNMQIFILIAILFVCNFSEAKKAKIAHVEFYMHDIVGGPNPSAVRVAGQSSNTTGLNPITSMYGSVFVMDNALTSTPSLNSTLMGRAQGIYVMASQHNEFSLLMTLTYHFIQGSYNGSSFSVVGRNPVMNETREMPIVGGTGVFRMARGYCLAKTYSMDQMDAVVGYNVTIFHY, from the coding sequence ATGGCTACCAATAACATGCAAATTTTCATCCTAATTGCAATTTTATTTGTGTGTAATTTCTCAGAGGCCAAGAAGGCTAAAATTGCGCATGTCGAGTTCTATATGCACGACATTGTGGGTGGCCCCAATCCTAGTGCAGTTCGAGTGGCTGGCCAGTCTTCTAATACAACTGGGCTTAACCCGATCACTAGTATGTATGGGTCCGTTTTTGTCATGGATAACGCTCTGACGTCCACTCCTAGTTTAAACTCAACCCTTATGGGTCGTGCACAAGGAATATATGTCATGGCTTCGCAACATAACGAGTTTAGTCTTTTAATGACTCTTACATATCACTTTATTCAAGGATCTTACAACGGTAGCTCGTTTAGTGTGGTTGGTAGGAATCCAGTTATGAATGAGACCCGAGAGATGCCCATAGTTGGAGGTACGGGTGTTTTTAGGATGGCACGTGGATATTGTTTGGCTAAGACATACTCAATGGACCAAATGGATGCGGTTGTAGGGTATAATGTCACTATTTTTCATTACTAG